Proteins encoded in a region of the Mycobacterium branderi genome:
- a CDS encoding cation-translocating P-type ATPase has protein sequence MTASLAAGLTDAEVAQRVANGKTNDLPSRATRSAADIVRANVFTRINAILGILFAIVLATGSLINGLFGVLIIANSFVGMVQELRAKQTLDRLAIVGQAKPRVRRAAETRELSPNEVVLDDIIELGPGDQIVVDGVVVEESGLEVDESLLTGEADSVLKAPGDAVMSGSFVVAGAGAYRATKVGRDAYAARLTEEARKFTLVRSELRTGINKILQFITYLLLPAGLLIIYTQLFTTHVGWRQSVLRMVGALVPMVPEGLVLMTSIAFAVGVVRLGRRQCLVQELPAIEGLARVNVVCADKTGTLTENRMHVTDLQQLNTADMDTLTDVLASMAASDARPNASIQAIADAYNNPPGWTVTASTPFKSATKWSGLSFGEHGNWVLGAPDVLLDSSSAVAERAEQLGSRGLRVLLLGRIDLPVDHPDAPSPVIPAALVVLQQSIRADARETLDYFGAQGVSVKVVSGDNAVSVGAVASALGLAGNAVDARDLPADAGQLAEMLERYTAFGRVRPDQKRAMVRALQSRGNTVAMTGDGVNDVLALKDADVGVAMGAGSSASRAVAQIVLLDNKFATLPYVVAEGRRVIGNIERVANLFLTKTVYSVLLALLVGMAGLVAKATGAKSLMFPFEPIQVTIAAWFTIGVPAFILSLAPNNERAQPGFVRRVMMAAVPNGAVAGIATFACYLLAFRGPAATRAQQMQASTSALITLLVIAVWVLAVVARPYSWWRVALVALSGAAYVVIFNIPLTQHKFGLDPSNVALTAAALEIGVFGAAIVEALWWWQASTRGASPRLWRQSEV, from the coding sequence ATGACCGCTTCGCTCGCTGCCGGACTCACCGACGCCGAGGTGGCCCAACGAGTTGCCAACGGCAAGACCAACGATCTTCCCAGCCGGGCGACCCGCAGCGCGGCCGATATCGTGCGGGCCAACGTCTTCACCCGGATCAACGCGATCCTGGGGATACTGTTCGCCATCGTGCTGGCGACGGGTTCGCTGATCAACGGCTTGTTCGGAGTTTTGATCATCGCCAACAGCTTTGTCGGCATGGTTCAAGAACTGCGCGCCAAGCAGACGCTGGACAGACTCGCGATCGTCGGACAGGCCAAACCGCGGGTGCGCCGCGCAGCCGAAACACGTGAATTGTCACCTAACGAGGTGGTGCTCGACGACATCATCGAGCTGGGCCCGGGTGATCAGATCGTCGTCGACGGTGTGGTCGTCGAGGAGTCCGGACTCGAAGTCGACGAGTCACTGCTCACCGGGGAGGCCGATTCGGTTTTGAAGGCGCCCGGCGACGCCGTGATGTCCGGCAGTTTCGTCGTCGCGGGTGCCGGCGCCTACAGGGCCACGAAGGTCGGACGCGACGCCTACGCCGCGCGGCTGACCGAAGAAGCCAGGAAGTTCACTTTGGTGCGCTCCGAGCTGCGGACCGGAATCAACAAGATCCTGCAGTTCATCACCTATTTGCTGCTTCCGGCCGGGCTGCTGATCATCTATACCCAGCTGTTCACCACGCACGTCGGCTGGCGGCAGTCGGTATTGCGTATGGTGGGCGCACTGGTCCCGATGGTTCCCGAGGGCCTGGTGTTGATGACCTCGATCGCGTTCGCCGTGGGCGTGGTTCGCCTCGGACGGAGACAATGCCTGGTCCAAGAACTCCCCGCCATCGAGGGCCTGGCGCGGGTCAACGTGGTATGCGCCGACAAAACCGGCACATTGACCGAAAACCGGATGCATGTAACCGATCTGCAGCAGCTGAACACGGCGGATATGGACACGCTCACGGATGTCCTGGCGTCGATGGCCGCCTCCGATGCCCGCCCCAATGCCAGCATCCAGGCCATCGCCGACGCCTACAACAACCCGCCCGGCTGGACCGTCACAGCCAGCACTCCGTTCAAGTCGGCCACCAAGTGGAGTGGGCTCTCCTTTGGCGAGCACGGCAACTGGGTACTCGGGGCACCCGACGTGTTGCTGGACTCATCCTCAGCGGTCGCCGAGCGGGCCGAGCAGCTCGGATCACGCGGACTACGGGTACTACTACTGGGCCGCATCGACCTGCCGGTCGACCATCCAGACGCACCAAGCCCAGTCATCCCGGCCGCATTGGTCGTGTTGCAGCAAAGTATCCGCGCCGACGCCCGTGAAACCTTGGATTACTTTGGTGCACAGGGTGTTTCCGTAAAGGTGGTTTCCGGTGACAATGCCGTCTCAGTGGGCGCGGTGGCATCAGCACTGGGCCTTGCCGGGAATGCGGTGGACGCTCGTGACTTGCCCGCCGACGCGGGTCAACTGGCTGAAATGCTGGAGAGGTACACCGCCTTCGGCCGGGTCCGGCCGGACCAGAAGCGCGCGATGGTGAGGGCACTGCAATCGCGCGGCAACACCGTCGCGATGACCGGGGATGGTGTCAACGACGTGCTGGCTCTCAAGGACGCCGATGTCGGCGTTGCAATGGGAGCCGGCAGCTCCGCGTCGCGGGCGGTCGCCCAGATCGTGCTGCTGGACAACAAGTTCGCCACCTTGCCGTATGTGGTGGCCGAAGGCCGCCGGGTGATCGGCAACATCGAGCGGGTAGCCAACCTGTTTCTTACCAAGACGGTCTACTCGGTGCTGTTGGCGCTGCTGGTTGGCATGGCCGGCCTGGTCGCCAAAGCGACGGGTGCCAAGTCGCTGATGTTTCCGTTCGAGCCGATTCAGGTGACGATCGCGGCGTGGTTCACCATCGGGGTCCCCGCATTCATTCTGTCGCTGGCGCCCAACAACGAACGCGCCCAACCCGGGTTCGTTCGCCGGGTAATGATGGCCGCGGTACCCAACGGCGCGGTCGCCGGGATCGCCACGTTTGCGTGTTACCTGTTGGCTTTCCGAGGGCCCGCGGCCACCCGTGCGCAGCAGATGCAGGCGTCGACCTCAGCGTTGATCACCCTGCTGGTGATCGCTGTGTGGGTGCTGGCGGTGGTGGCCCGGCCCTACAGCTGGTGGCGGGTGGCATTGGTTGCGCTGTCGGGTGCGGCGTACGTCGTGATCTTCAATATTCCGCTGACACAGCACAAGTTCGGGCTCGATCCGTCGAATGTCGCATTGACCGCTGCCGCGCTGGAGATTGGCGTTTTCGGCGCAGCGATTGTCGAAGCACTGTGGTGGTGGCAAGCCTCGACGCGCGGAGCATCGCCGCGCTTGTGGCGCCAGTCGGAGGTGTGA